The genomic DNA CAGAGGCGGAGGCGATCCCCCGGATCACCGAGCCTTTCCGCGACTTCATGCTCGCCAATACGCGCGACAAGGACCTGCAGCTCTTCATCGACATCGCCAAGGAAAAGGGCCAGACGGTCGTCGTCGACGACAAGGTCGATCTGCGCGCGGTCGTGCCGGCCTTCATGATCTCGGAAATTCGCCGCGGCTTCGAAATCGGCTTCCTGATCATGCTGCCGTTCCTGGTGATCGATCTGATCGTCGCTACCATCACCATGGCCATGGGTATGATGATGCTGCCGCCGACGGCGATCTCGTTGCCGTTCAAGATTCTCTTCTTCGTCTTGATTGACGGCTGGAACCTCCTCGTCGGCAGTCTGGTGCGCTCCTTCAGTTAGAGCTGTCGCACGGAGAGTGCGCGGCGCGCTAGCGACGGCGACAAATCAAAAGCTCAAAGAGAAGAGCCGCATCCCGAAAACCGCGATGCGCTTGCCTTCGGCGCATGGCGCTCCGGATCATCCGCGCCATCGGGCTTTGCGATCCTCGAAACGGGACAACAAAAAAGGCAGCGCCGCGGCGCTGCCTTTTGTCTTTCAGGGATGATCGCCGTTCAGCGTTCGAACGACCCGATGCGCGGCGGCAATGCCGGAACGTCGATGTGATCAGGTGCCAGTCCGCGCTTGGCGCGGTCGGCCATCATTTCGTAGCCCGTTTCCAGGTGCTGGCAGAAACGCTCCGCATCGAATAGCGGCATCCGGAACCGGTTCTCGTCCAGCCTCTTTCGATAGTCGGCGATCTTGTCACGGTTGTTGTAGAGCGCGACAGCTTCCTTGACGTAGTCCTCCGGCCCCGTGGCCACGAGTTCCGGCACGCCGATGGCGTTCAGCAGGCTCTCGCTCACGCGTGAAGCGAAGTTCGTGCCCTTGAAGGACAGCACCGGCAGGCCTGCCCAGAGCTGTTCGGATGTGGTCGTGTGGCCGTTATAGGGATAGGTGTCGAGGCCGAGATCGGCGAGCGGAACGCGGTCGACGTGGTTCTGGTAGGCGAACTTGCCGCAGATGACGATGCGCTTGGTATCGATGCCGGCGCTTTTGAACTTGGCCAGCAGATTTGTGCGTGCATCCGCCCTGTCGCACAGCACCCACAGCAGGCTTCCGGGCGTCTGGCGAAGGATGTCGATCCAGAGATTGACCGTCTGAAGCGAAATCTTGCGATTTGCGTTGAAGGAGGCAAATACGAATGCATCCTCGGGAAGGCCGACATCCTTGCGCGACATCGCCCGGGGCCGGGCGCGCTCGTAGGGATCGTTGGGCTGGTAGGTCTCCGGCAGGCGGCAGTATTTTTCATAATAATGCGCCTTGCTGCTGTCCGGAAGCACACAAGGGTCGCCGATGATGTAGTCGAGATCGACGTTGACGGTGGTCCCAGGGAAGCCCAGCCAGCCCACCTGCACGGGCGCTGCAGCCCGGTTGAAGATGGAGACTCGGCTTTCGAGCGTATGCCCCTTCAGGTCGACGAGAATGTCGATATTTTCCTGGCGAATGACATGCGCAGCCTCGTCGTCGGAGAGGTCGCCGATCTCGACGATCCTGCCCCATCTTGCGCGTATGTCCTGGTCGCGCGCCGCAAGCGCGCTCTTGGTATGGCAGAAGAGGGTGACGTCGAAGCGCGTCTTGTCGTGCGCCATCAACACCGCCTTCAGCAGCTTCATCGTCGCATGGTCGTCCCAGAAGTCGGCGGAAACATAACCGATGCGAATGCGCTCGCCCCAGCGGTGCGGCGCGGCGCGGCGTACTTCCGTCAGGCTGCTCGGGAACGGGTTGAGCTGTGCGCCGGCAACCCGGTTGAAGCTTTCGTCGCCACACCAGGTCGCATGATAGTAGGGCGCTTCAGCTGCAAGAATTTCGGTCTGCCCGGCTTTCAGTGCCCGTTGGATGTCGCGTTCGTGCTTCTCGACCTCGGCATAGTCGTTGGCCTCACGCGCATAGACGAGATGGGCCGACCGCAGCGTGGTGTTCTTCGGGTTGTTGCGGAAGAGATTGGCGAGCGCGTCACGATCTTGCAGATCGTTGATTTCGGCGGTCAACAGCTTGAAGGCAAGCGCATTGTGCAGACGGTTGGTGCTCAGGGTCAGCGGCGCCTTGAAAAGCCCCAGGATTTCCTTTTCGCCGCGCTTGAGGAAGATCGAGGCGATGATGAAGGCGATCTCGGCATCTGTCTTGGCCTTCTCCAGAAGCGGCAGTCCGATGCTCAGTGCCTCGTCCTCCTGCCCGTTCGCGAAGTAGAGTTTCATGGCGTCGGTGAGGTAATCTTCCGCCCGCGAGCCGCCGGCTTCACCGGCGAGCTGGTAGGCACGGGCCGCCTCAGCCTTGAAACCGAGTTTCACGAGGACCTTCGCCAGAAGCACATAGGTCTTGGTGTCGCGGTTGATCTCCATCAGCACATTCAGCTGGTTGAGCGCGTCCGTGTACTGCCCCTTCTGGTATTGCCGGGAGGCGGTCGAAAAGATGGCTTGGGCGTTCACTAAGAGCTCCGTCGAAGAGGCGCGGCGACCGGCGCCGGCTTGCTAGTCCTTGTTCGAAGCCGAGTTTACCCGGGGGAGCTTGCCTCAGGCAGGAGCGAACCACCGTCCGACACATCTTTGCTGGCGGCAGCGGGGCTGTGATCTCAGCATCCGTGGCAGCATTAAAGTCTTGTTAAGTATAAGTTATCTCGGCCCAAGCTGCCTTGGGCATTTAATCAATTCGCAAGCTTTGCACGCGATAGTCCCTTTCACATGACGGGTTTGGTTTCTTCCGAGATAGTTGGAACCGAGTGGCATGAAGCCGATCCGCCATCACCGGGAAGTCCGGTATGTCCCCTAAATCGTCTAAAGTAATCAAGGGACACTCTAATGACGAGCATCATCACCAATTCTTCCGCCATGGGCGCACTCGCCACCCTGCGTTCGATCAACTCCTCGATGGAAACCACCCAGGAGCGTATTTCGTCGGGTCTGCGCGTCGGCACCGCGGCTGACAACGCTGCTTACTGGTCGATCGCGACCACCATGCGTTCGGACAACAAGGCCCTCTCGGCTGTTCAGGACGCCCTCGGCCTCGGCGCTGCCAAGACCGACGTTGCTTCGTCGGCCATGGAAAACTCCAAGGACGTCGTCGACGAAATCAAGAAGAAGCTGGTAACCGCCAGCGAGCCGGGCGTTGACAAGAGCAAGATCCAGAAGGAAATCAAGGAGCTGCAGAACCAGCTCGTGAGCATTGCCAAGTCGGCCTCGTTCTCCGGCGAAAACTGGGTTTACACCGACCCGAACAACGCTGCCGGCACGAAGTCGGTCGTTGGTTCGTTCAACCGCGACGCCAAGGGCAATGTCAGCCTGACGACGCTGCAGTACGACACCAACAAGAGCTCGCTGATCGAAGTGAACGCTTCGGGTGCCAACGTCACCAACGGCACGGGCCTGCTCTCCAGCAACATCTCCTACACCGACACGACCGGTGCGACCGTATCGCTGACCTTCAGCGTTCTGTCGCTCGACATCACCAGCATGACGAACGGCGCTCTGTCGCAGGCTCTGTCGGGTGTTGACTCGGTCCTGACCCAGATGACCGACGCTGCCGCCGACCTCGGTGCGCTCAACAGCCGTATCGATCTGCAGAAGGGCTTCGTCGAAAACCTCTCGGACTCGATCGAGAAGGGCGTTGGCCGTCTCGTCGACGCCGACATGAACGAGGAATCGACCCGCCTGAAGGCTCTGCAGACGCAGCAGCAGCTCGGCATCCAGGCACTGTCGATCGCCAACTCGAACTCGCAGAACATCCTGTCGCTGTTCCGTTAATCGACGGGTTGAAAGGGGGCGGGCCACGGTCCGCACCCGATGCAAAATACGAAACCGCGCTTCGCAAGAGGCGCGGTTTTTCTTTGTCGCCAATGCACTGATAAAACTTCGAAAAGTTTCTCTGGGTTTTAGGGTTCGTTAACCACGATGGTGTTTGTTGTAACCATCGAAACGACGGGTTGACCCGAACAGATTAAAGCGTCAGCAGGCATGAGGCTGACCGTCGTTTCCCGGTAATCCCGGAATGTCCCTTTCCATTTCATCTTTGCCAACAAGGGGCACTCAGCCAATGACGAGCATTCTGACCAACTCTTCCGCCATGGGCGCACTCGCCACCCTGCGTTCGATCAACTCCTCGATGGAAACCACCCAGGAGCGCATCTCCTCGGGTCTGCGCGTCGCCACCGCGGCTGACAACGCCGCTTACTGGTCGATCGCGACCACCATGCGTTCGGACAACAAGGCCCTCTCGGCCGTTCAGGACGCCCTCGGCCTCGGCGCTGCCAAGACCGACGTTGCTTCGTCGGCCATGGAAAACTCCAAGGACGTCGTCGACGAAATCAAGAAGAAGCTGGTAACCGCCAGCGAGCCGGGCGTTGACAAGAGCAAGATCCAGAAGGAAATCAAGGAGCTGCAGAACCAGCTTCTGAGCATTGCCAAGTCGGCCTCGTTCTCCGGCGAAAACTGGGTCTTCACCGACCCGAACAACGCTGCCGGCACGAAGTCGGTCGTTGGTTCGTTCAACCGCGACGCCAAGGGCAATGTCAGCCTGACGACGCTGCAGTACGACACCAACAAGAGCTCGCTGATCGAAATGAACGCTTCCGGCGCGTTCGTCACGACCGGCACGGGCCTGCTCTCCAGCAATATCTCCTACACCGACACGACCGGCGCGACCGTAGCGTTGACCTTCAGCGTCATGACGCTCGACATCACCAACATGACGGGCGGCGCTCTGTCGCAGGCTCTGTCGGGTGTTGACTCCATCCTGACCCAGATGACCGACGCTGCCGCTGACCTCGGTGCGCTCAACAGCCGTATCGATCTGCAGAAGGGCTTCGTCGAAAACCTCTCGGACTCGATCGAGAAGGGCGTTGGCCGTCTCGTCGACGCTGACATGAACGAGGAATCGACCCGCCTGAAGGCTCTGCAGACGCAGCAGCAGCTCGGCATCCAGGCACTCACGATCGCTAACACCAACTCGCAGAACATCCTGTCGCTGTTCCGTTAATCGATCGACCGAACATGACGGGCGATCCTCGCCCGTCACTTCGAAAAGAAGCCGCACATCCCCCGTGGATCGTGCGGCTTTTTCGTTTTGCGCTCCGGTATTCCATGCCCGCCAGGCGTACCGTATGCCGCCGGCATTCGTTCCATGGGTGACGGTACGCATCTTAACGCTTCGTCCATCTTCCCTTATTTTTGTTCACCTTTGTTACCGACTTCCTAACGGCATTAACCATTTGTTAACTATGAGATCGTTACATATTGGTTAAGAGCGAAGGGTCGCCTCCAGGGCAAAACAGGGGCGATTCGCATGATGCCAGTCCCATCGCTGCCGGTAACACTCCGGAATGTCCTTAGGAATTCATTCGGGACAGGTGACCAATGACAAGCATCATGACCAACACCGCCGCCATGGCGGCTCTCCAGACATTGCGTTCGATCAACTCCGACATGGCGGAAGTCCAGGACCGCATCTCCTCGGGCTACCGCGTGCAGACGGCTGCCGACAACGCCGCCTATTGGTCGATCGCGACCACCATGCGCTCCGACAATGCCGCGCTCTCCACCGTTCAGGACGCCCTCGGCCTCGGCGCCGCCAAGATCGACACGGCCTATGCGGCGATGAATTCGTCGATCGAGGTCGTCAGCGCGATCAAGAGCAAGCTCGTCGCGGCGAGTGAGCCGGGCGTCGACAAGCTGAAGATCGACAAGGAAATCACCGAGCTCAAGAACCAGCTTATCTCGGCCGCCCAGTCCGCATCCTTCTCCAGCGAAAACTGGCTCTACAACGCCGCCACAGCTCCGGTCGGCACGAAGTCCGTCGTGGCCTCGTTCAACCGTGACGCCAACGGCAATGTGTCGGTCACGACGCTCGACTTCGACACCTCGCAGTCGATGCTGATCGACAAGCAGAACGCGAGCCGAGGCATCCTGACCAGGAACTACGACGCCTCCCAGCTCACCTCTCCGCCCGGCACGGCGGGCGCGCGCCTGTACCACCTGATCGGCGCACCGGCGACGACGCCGATCGGTACGACGGCGGAAGTCAAGCTGACCGCATCGACGACGCCTGCCGAAATGGCCGATATGATCAGCGTCGTCGAACGTATCCTCAACCAGCTGACGGACGCCGGCTCCACGCTCGGCGCCATCACCAAGCGCATCGAGTTGCAGGAGGGCTTCATCGCCAACCTGATGGATACGATCGACAAGGGCGTCGGTCGTCTCGTCGATGCCGACATGAACGAGGAATCGACACGGCTGAAGGCGCTGCAGACGCAGCAGCAACTGGGCATCCAGGCGCTCTCGATCGCCAACACCAATTCCGAAAACATCCTGCGCCTGTTCCAGCAGTAAGGCGCAGCGGAGGACAGCGGCCGGAAGCGGCCGCCGATCCGCCAAACTGAGCCCATCACCCCGCATGCGGGTAACGGCACTTTGAGTTCTGCCACGTCGTCGGTCACGGCACCCGGTGGAAACGGTTGGACCGCGCTAATTGCCCTGGCGCGGTCCAACACATTCATTTTCGCACAAGTTTGACCGAATAGCCTTCCCTCGCAGTCCTGTCGGATGACTGCCGGCCAAAATGACCTTTGCGCCGCCGCCTGCATCAGATCGCTCCGGGAACAACCGACCCCGGATCACGCTGATGTACGTCAAGAATGCTGGGTCTGCCGTATCCGACGGTCGGGCCCGAGGGAGACATGTCAGCAGTGCCAGGAGCAATGGAAGTCCGCGCCAGGGAGCGCCACCTCTCAAGCAGATGGGGATCGCCGCATTGCCGCAGGTCCGCTGCAGGGGGCCGGCCATGAGTGCAATGCTCTCCCGTTATCTCAAGGACTTCAGCGCACCGAAAGTCGAGCTGTCGTTGATGCCTCCGAAATATTTCCCCGATCTGGATACCGACTATGCCGATGGCGAGCGCCTCGGCGCGAGACCAGCCATGCCGGAAATCGATATCGACGCCGAACGCCGGCGCGCCTTCGCCGAAGGGCGGGCCGAGGCGACCGCCGAACTCGTCTTCGAACAGGAAAAGCAGATAGCCGAACTTCAGGCGGCGCACGCGGCCGAACTCGAGGCGCTGACGCGGCGCTTCGAAGAGGAAACCGCGATCCGTCTCGCGCTGCGCATCGACGAAATGACCGAGGGGCTTGCCGTCGCACTCGGCGATCAGGCCGCCCGCGTGCTCGCGCCCGTCATGGGCGATGCCCTCATGCAGCGCGCCGTTGCCGATATGGCGCAGATGCTGCGCCAGGGACTTGTGGCCGGCGAAGGCTGCACCATCGTCGTCAAAGGCCCGGCGTCTCTCTTCGAGGCGCTGAAGCGCCAGCTCGGAGAAGACATGCCGTCCTTGCGGCACGTCGAATCCGACGATGTCGATCTCGCCGTCGAGATGGATGGCACCATCCTCGTGACGCGCATGGCCGCTTGGGCCGATACAGTTCGGAAAGTTCTCGCATGAGCGACGAAAACCACCACAACGGCAAGCACGAGATCATCATCGTCAAGCGCCACAGCGGCAGCCATGATGGTCACCACGGCGGCTCCTGGAAGATCGCCTATGCCGACTTCATGACGGCGATGATGGCCTTCTTCCTCGTGATGTGGCTGATCAATGCCGCCAACGAAGAGACGAAGGCGGCGATCGCTTCCTATTTCAACCCGGTGCAATTGACCGACCAGAAGCCTGCCGAACGTGGCCTGAAGGACCCGGCCAAGGATGCGCAGGGCGAAGAAACGCAGCAACGTTCGAAGGTTGACGGCGAGCAGGAAAAGTCCGGTGGCTCGGCCAAAACCGGCGATCAGCTGACGGCGACGTCGGGCGAAGAGACGAAGTACTCCGACGCCGACTTCTTCGAAAACCCCTATTCCGTTCTTTCCGAGATTGCGCGCGAGGTCGGCCAGCAGGCCAACATCAGCGTCAAGGGCGAGGGCGGTGCGGCCCAGTCCGGCCCGGCCACCGGCGCCGATGGCGGCGAAGCCTATCGTGACCCGTTCGATCCGGACTTCTGGACCAAGCAGGTCGAAGTGAAGGACGCCGGCAACACTGCCGAAACCGTTGCTGCCCTTGCCGACAAGTCGACGGAGCCCGCAGGCGCGACGCCGGCCGTCAAGAAGTCTGAGGCGGACGCGTCGCAGGAGCCGCATGAAGCGGCCGACAAGCAGGCCGGTGACGGCAAGGACACCGATACGGGAGCTGGCAAGGACCCGGCGGACGCCGCAGCTGGCGAAAAGCCGAAGACCGAGGTCGCCGAGGCCGACGCCAAGGAGCAGGCGGCCGAACTTCAGGCCGAGTTGAAGAAGCAGCTTGCCGGCGAGGCGGGTCAACTGGCCGAGGGACTTGTCGTGACACCCGCTGAAGGTGGCCTGATGGTGACGATCAGCGAGCGGACCGATGCGCAGATGTTTGCCATCGGCTCGGCCGTGCCGCAGAAGGAACTGGTACTGGCGATGGAAAAGATCGGCCGTCTGCTGGCTGAGCGTCAGGGTGTGGTTGCAATCCGCGGCCATACCGACGGCCGTCCCTTCAAGGATGGCACTTATGATAACTGGCGCCTCTCCGCCGCCCGCGCCCAGAGCGCCTATTACATGCTCGTCCGCGGTGGCCTGAAGGAAGATCGCGTCAGCCAGATCAGCGGCTTCGCCGACCGGCGGCTGCAGATCCCCGGCGATCCCTACGCCCCGGGTAACCGCCGCATCGAGATCCTCTTGCAATCGGCTCCGGGTTAAGCGCCATGCTGAGACGCCTGCGAACCGCTCTGATGGCCTGCTGTGTGCTGGCGACCCCCGTTTTAACCGGAGGTGCCAGGGCGAACGATATCGAGGAGCTCGCACCCTTCAAGATGATCCGGTCGCTGCAATATGTGCAGGACTCGGTCGTCCTTGGCGACCATTCGGCGATCGAAATGCAGCGCTTCATGCTGGGCGCCATCGACAAGCGCCTGCGTGCGGCCGACGCGGCGGTCTTCCGTGATCCGCGCAACGTCGATGCGGCGCTGGTCTATGCCATGAGCGGCGGCAATCCGGAGACGCTGAAGTACCTTGCGGATCACGATGTGGCCGGGAACTTCGATTCCCGCGTCACCGAGGCGCTGACGCAATATCTGAATGGCAAGGGCGGCCTGATCGTCGAGAGCCTGTCCAAGGCCGCGCCTGAGTACCGCAGCGCCCGCATCGGCCCCTATCTCTACCTCATCCTCGGCAACGCGACATCGCAGCAGGATCCTGTGGGCGCGATGAAGTACTACGACTGGGCCCGTCTCGCGGCCCCGGGTACGATCATCGAAGAGGCTGCCCTGCGTCGCTCGGTTTTCCTCGCGGTGCAGGCGGGCGACGCGGACAAGGGCTTCCGCTATGCGCTGACCTATGCCCGCCGCTACCTGACCTCCCCCTATGCCAGCCAGTTCGCGGATGTCTTCGTCGAACTCGCCGTCGCCCATTTCGATGGCGGGGCGCAGGGGCGAATTTCGGAGATCCTGGGTTTCATGGACGCGCCGCGCCAGCGCGAAGTCTTCCTTCGCGTCGCCCGCCGCGCGGCGATCGCCGGCAAGCAAGAACTCGCAAAGCTCGCGTCTGAACGCGCCGAGGCGCTCGGCGCAGACGGCGCGCCGCAGCCGAAACTGCTTGCCAGCTTCTATGCCGGATTGGCCTCGGTGCCTTCCAATGACGTGTTTGCCGCGACGGCGAGCCTGGCGGCGATATCGGATGCGGAGCTTTCGCCGCGCGACCGCGCCTTGCGCGACGCTGCAAAGGCGGTTGCGGACGCCGTCGTCCGGCCACCTGTCGGTGAAAGCCTCACGCAAGCGTTTGCGTCTAAACCCGATAGACCGGTTGAGGCGAACGCGTCGGCCGCAAGCGAGGAAACTGGCAGCGGCATGAGCCCCTTTGGAAGCGGGCAGACCCCGGCGGTTGCGCCGGAGACCGTGGCCGCATCCGGCGCTGACGAGGTGGCGGACCCGAAGCACGATGGCTTCGTGGCGAAAGGACGATCGAAGATCGAAGAGATCGACGCTCTCCTGAAGGGAGAAGACAAATGAGGGCTGAGGACACCCTGCGCATGCCTCCGACACCTGTCGGCACGGGAAGCGGACGAGCGGGCGGCAAGGAGCAGGCCGGTGGTGCATCGGCCGGCGCGTTTGAAGATGCCGTGGCCAATGCCGGGCGGCAAAGAAACAACGACCAGCCGGGTTCAGGCAAAGGCGGCAACGACGCCGCTGCCGGCAGCGACGCGGAGGCGGGAGCCTTGATCGACAAGGACAATATTGCCAAGGCCGCGGGCAGGGCTCTGACACGCAGCATCAGCCTTGGTCGCAACGACCAGTTCGACGAACACGCGCTGCGCGACCATTTCCAGGCGGCCGAGCGCGGCGTTGGCGGCAAACGTGCCGTCGACAAGACCGATCCGGCCAAATCGGCTGCCGTGTCCGATGATCTGGCTCAAGTGGAGGTCGATGAAGAACTCGCCAAGCGCATTGCCACCTTGACGAAAGGCATTGGCAAAGCGCCGGCAGATGGCGCCTCGGTCGATGGCGACGTCAACGCCGGCGGCGAGGGCGCTGAAGCCAAGCAGACAGCTACAGCGATGGACGATCTGCTGACGCTGCTGGGCGGTGCCCAGGCGACGCAGCCTCAGGGACAGGCGGCGGCCGCGCGCCAGGCAGCGGATGGCCAGATTGAAGGCGCGGCGCCCGTTGCCGGTGGCAGCGAGCATGGCGCGAAAGCCGAGGCACAGGCGGGCGAGAACGACCCCGACCGGCTCTTCCGCTTCGCCCGGGCTGACGGCAAGGGACAGGCCGTTTCCATGAGTCTCTCGAAGGACGGTGATGCGGCGTTCGACGCTGCCCGCTCGCAAGGCTCCGCCAAGGTCGAGAATGTCACCGTGCTCGAGGCCCGGCGTTATCTCGGCATCTCGATGAGCCCGAACACCAGCGCCGTGGCAGACGCCATCGCCGGTGAGGCCACCACTTCCCTGCAGCCAAGTGCTGCACTCGGTCAGCCGGGCGCGTGGACGCAGGCCGGCAAAACGCTCAACACCCTGAAGATCCAGCTTCACCCGATCGAGCTTGGCCTTGTCACGGCCACGCTGCGCCTGAAGGATGACGAACTGCAGGTCGAGCTGAAGGTCGAGAACGGCGACGCCTTCCGGCAGTTGCGCGACGACCAGAACGACTTGGTCAAGGCGCTGCGCGCTCAGGGCTTTGCGGTCGATCAGGTGAACATCGTATTCAACTCCGGCGGCGACACGTCGTCCGGCGGCGGGTCGCAGGCGCAGGCCCAAGCCCAGGCCGGGCAGCAGGGCCGAGAACGCGCCGATGGCAACGGCCAGGGACGACAGCAGCGACAGGACGACAGCCAGTCTTCGGCGGCGGAAAGGTGGGTTGGCAATGGCGGGACGGACGATGCGGCTGCCGGCACTGAGCGCTCTCGTACTGGTCACGTCTACATGTAGCGCTTTTGCCAGCGCGGACGCAGGCGTCTGCGAGCGCGAGATCATCAGCGCAGCGGCGAAGTACGATATCCCGGCCGGGATCCTCTATTCGGTCGGGCTGACCGAAACCGGCCGCAAGGGATCGCTTCAACCCTACGCGATGAACATCGAAGGCAAGGCCTATTTCGGTAGCAGCGAGCAGGACGTTCTGACCCAGTTCGGCAACGCGCGGGCACAGGGTGCCAAGCTCATCGATCTCGGCTGCATGCAGATCAACTATTACTTCCATGGCGAGCATTTCAGCTCGCCGCAGGAGATGCTTGACCCGCGCAAGAATGTCGAATATGCCGCGCGCTTCCTGGCCAATCTCCATGCGAGGCACGAGACCTGGACAATGGCCGTTGCGCGCTATCACGCAGGCCCGAACAACGACCCGGCGCAGAAGAAATATGTCTGCCGGGTGATCGCGAATCTCGTCGCGACCGGCTACGGCAAGTGGACGCCGAACGCCACGCAGTTTTGCCAATAAGCAACCATCAATTGTATTAGCATCCCATTTGCCGCATTGTGGCGACAATGCGCGGACAATGTGACCGCAAGCGATTTGTCGTAGTCCGTTAACTTTTCCACATTATTTTAGTGCCGCCTTGAGGCGGGTGCTACTAGATATAGATCAAATCGGCGAAACATGGTTAATCAATTATTAATTCCACCCAGTAACTTCCTCTAGTTGTTCATGAATCCCTCGATTCGTACCTCTCAATCAGTGCGGAGCCATACTGATTCGGAGGCGGGCGAATGATCGTAGTGGTTGATGAAAGAGAGCTGGTGAAGGACGGGTATACGTCCCTCTTCGGACGTGAAGGTATTCCCTCGACGGGTTTCGATCCCAGGGAGTTTGGAGAGTGGGTAAACGCGGCTGCCGATTCGGATATCGATGCCGTGGAAGCCTTCCTGATCGGGCAGGGCGACACCACCTTCACGCTGCCGCGGGCCATCCGCGATCGCTCGATGGCACCGGTCATCGCGATGAGCGACACGCCGTCCCTCGAAAACACGCTTGCACTCTTTGATTGCGGCGTCGACGACGTTGTGCGCAAGCCTATCCACCCCCGCGAAATCCTTGCCCGCGTCGCTGCGATCCGCCGGCGCCTGAAGGCGATCGCCAACTTTACCGACATTGGTCCGATCCGCGTTTTTGCCGACGGCCGCGATCCGGAAATCAACGGCGATGTCTTCGCCCTGCCGCGCCGCGAGCGCCGCATTCTCGAGTATTTGGTCGCAAACCGCGGCCGTCGCGTCTCCAAGTCGCAGATCTTCAACGCGATCTACGGGATCTTCGACGAGGACGTCGAGGAAAACGTCGTCGAAAGCCACATCAGCAAACTGCGCAAGAAACTGCGCAAGAAGCTCGGTTTCGACCCGATCGATTCGAAGCGTTTCCTTGGCTACTGCATCGACTGGAACTGAGCGCCACGCCGATGGGCGGGCACTGAACCAAGACAGGTTCACGCAAGGCCCGCTTCCTAGTGTCGCCGTAACAAGGAAATGAGGATCCGATATGAGTCTCTATGGCAGCATGAGAACGGGTGTGTCCGGTATGAACGCCCAGTCGAACCGTCTGGGCACGGTCGCCGAAAACATCGCGAACGCCAACACGACC from Ensifer adhaerens includes the following:
- a CDS encoding MotB family protein, encoding MSDENHHNGKHEIIIVKRHSGSHDGHHGGSWKIAYADFMTAMMAFFLVMWLINAANEETKAAIASYFNPVQLTDQKPAERGLKDPAKDAQGEETQQRSKVDGEQEKSGGSAKTGDQLTATSGEETKYSDADFFENPYSVLSEIAREVGQQANISVKGEGGAAQSGPATGADGGEAYRDPFDPDFWTKQVEVKDAGNTAETVAALADKSTEPAGATPAVKKSEADASQEPHEAADKQAGDGKDTDTGAGKDPADAAAGEKPKTEVAEADAKEQAAELQAELKKQLAGEAGQLAEGLVVTPAEGGLMVTISERTDAQMFAIGSAVPQKELVLAMEKIGRLLAERQGVVAIRGHTDGRPFKDGTYDNWRLSAARAQSAYYMLVRGGLKEDRVSQISGFADRRLQIPGDPYAPGNRRIEILLQSAPG
- a CDS encoding flagellin, which produces MTSIITNSSAMGALATLRSINSSMETTQERISSGLRVGTAADNAAYWSIATTMRSDNKALSAVQDALGLGAAKTDVASSAMENSKDVVDEIKKKLVTASEPGVDKSKIQKEIKELQNQLVSIAKSASFSGENWVYTDPNNAAGTKSVVGSFNRDAKGNVSLTTLQYDTNKSSLIEVNASGANVTNGTGLLSSNISYTDTTGATVSLTFSVLSLDITSMTNGALSQALSGVDSVLTQMTDAAADLGALNSRIDLQKGFVENLSDSIEKGVGRLVDADMNEESTRLKALQTQQQLGIQALSIANSNSQNILSLFR
- the fliP gene encoding flagellar type III secretion system pore protein FliP (The bacterial flagellar biogenesis protein FliP forms a type III secretion system (T3SS)-type pore required for flagellar assembly.); translation: MVRLVAFIVAMMAMSGIAGAQSFPSDILNTPIDGSAASWIIRTFGLLTVLSVAPGILIMVTSFPRFVIAFAILRTGMGLATTPSNMIMVSLALFMTFYVMGPTFDRAWRDGIDPLMKNQITEAEAIPRITEPFRDFMLANTRDKDLQLFIDIAKEKGQTVVVDDKVDLRAVVPAFMISEIRRGFEIGFLIMLPFLVIDLIVATITMAMGMMMLPPTAISLPFKILFFVLIDGWNLLVGSLVRSFS
- a CDS encoding glycosyltransferase family 41 protein; translated protein: MNAQAIFSTASRQYQKGQYTDALNQLNVLMEINRDTKTYVLLAKVLVKLGFKAEAARAYQLAGEAGGSRAEDYLTDAMKLYFANGQEDEALSIGLPLLEKAKTDAEIAFIIASIFLKRGEKEILGLFKAPLTLSTNRLHNALAFKLLTAEINDLQDRDALANLFRNNPKNTTLRSAHLVYAREANDYAEVEKHERDIQRALKAGQTEILAAEAPYYHATWCGDESFNRVAGAQLNPFPSSLTEVRRAAPHRWGERIRIGYVSADFWDDHATMKLLKAVLMAHDKTRFDVTLFCHTKSALAARDQDIRARWGRIVEIGDLSDDEAAHVIRQENIDILVDLKGHTLESRVSIFNRAAAPVQVGWLGFPGTTVNVDLDYIIGDPCVLPDSSKAHYYEKYCRLPETYQPNDPYERARPRAMSRKDVGLPEDAFVFASFNANRKISLQTVNLWIDILRQTPGSLLWVLCDRADARTNLLAKFKSAGIDTKRIVICGKFAYQNHVDRVPLADLGLDTYPYNGHTTTSEQLWAGLPVLSFKGTNFASRVSESLLNAIGVPELVATGPEDYVKEAVALYNNRDKIADYRKRLDENRFRMPLFDAERFCQHLETGYEMMADRAKRGLAPDHIDVPALPPRIGSFER
- a CDS encoding flagellin; translation: MTSILTNSSAMGALATLRSINSSMETTQERISSGLRVATAADNAAYWSIATTMRSDNKALSAVQDALGLGAAKTDVASSAMENSKDVVDEIKKKLVTASEPGVDKSKIQKEIKELQNQLLSIAKSASFSGENWVFTDPNNAAGTKSVVGSFNRDAKGNVSLTTLQYDTNKSSLIEMNASGAFVTTGTGLLSSNISYTDTTGATVALTFSVMTLDITNMTGGALSQALSGVDSILTQMTDAAADLGALNSRIDLQKGFVENLSDSIEKGVGRLVDADMNEESTRLKALQTQQQLGIQALTIANTNSQNILSLFR
- a CDS encoding flagellin yields the protein MTSIMTNTAAMAALQTLRSINSDMAEVQDRISSGYRVQTAADNAAYWSIATTMRSDNAALSTVQDALGLGAAKIDTAYAAMNSSIEVVSAIKSKLVAASEPGVDKLKIDKEITELKNQLISAAQSASFSSENWLYNAATAPVGTKSVVASFNRDANGNVSVTTLDFDTSQSMLIDKQNASRGILTRNYDASQLTSPPGTAGARLYHLIGAPATTPIGTTAEVKLTASTTPAEMADMISVVERILNQLTDAGSTLGAITKRIELQEGFIANLMDTIDKGVGRLVDADMNEESTRLKALQTQQQLGIQALSIANTNSENILRLFQQ